In Pyrus communis chromosome 15, drPyrComm1.1, whole genome shotgun sequence, the genomic stretch gatatcgcgaggtccgttttgagcactgttcatgcaacattaatttacttagtttttggacatttgaagcttgtaggtgtgttggtgaggtcctaaggagcgtcggagtagctcgttggacgaatttggacgtcgggaaggcctagttcgaagttggccggtttttgagttttgagacaggtatgatcgcgtaacttttagcctttaaaagtggtccatcgtgattctactagtttagggctttcttttggtccaagaatcatagaaaacggttgagaaacgaaggagaatagttagtttaaagtttttcccagtttccggcgaccggagtccggcgagggtaggccggagaagaaaggggaatattccgtcaagtttgacggaatattcctaacggcagtgacggtatccggttagatttgacggaatattccgtcagtttaacggaatattcctgacggcgtctgttgacaccgtcagtgtgcctggcacgtggccgcgcgtggggggcgcgtaggtccgtgcctgtgctggcgcgtgggggcgcgtgcggggtccaaaattttttctaaaaatatggttgtgaccctgaggttgtgtagagcacgtgggtatattcatttgtccattttgagcaatgtatgagaagttattacgagaaaggggttatgtgctttaaagttaacgtttttatagttgtttcgcatttaggtgacacgtacccagaggacgagcgtgcacacgcgaggcaggggggctacgacccttctacataccagtgagtgggcttttgttttccgtatatacctatatacatttatattcccagaaattgatttaaaaagggttatttgccttatgccatgcatattattattatcgtttatgcatcatcacatttattagtagtggcatgcatatacatatttatatgtgggtgctgtggaggcataggtaagtgccaggtaagcgttaattaacgattgcattaattagtggttaaagatgcttagagagctcataacctgcacccccggtgttagtgctcccgcccagagtagggcacagtccttcacgtgttgttcacctcccgcaccatacgctcagcttggatccaagctaggtgcataggcctgtcgtacagaccacaataggtggttccgactcgtaggtgacccgcgaatattcgcacagccttcacgtgatcgtagcactagagcgtatatatatgttacacccaggcttgtcgtacagaccactttaggtggttccgactcgtgggcaggtttagatattgagattgagatttgagctctagatgcagccgtacaggtcacgttaggtgactccggctgccggattacatgatattgatatggttATACCTGGGTACTTGCATATCACTTTGAGAttgtggcatggcatattttgagcatgattggtatacccttgagcatgttttgcatgtttacacatacgtatatatgtttattttctgggaagtatacaggttttacggcgaggggttagaaagtattttgtaaatggttttagaaagaattgtttttgcccactcacgcttttgttttgcgcccctccaggttctagttgcttagccgttgcggaggtttcccttgtgagcttttcggcgttctgacagacactccacatcgtagggtcgccttcgggcgtactattgttgtcgttttatttggactgctatagacctgctctgaatttgtaccgcactaactagcactcattttagtacttgtatgctagtttttaactattcgtacttttatattactacttactagcttccgcacgtgcacatggctacgtcacctttgtgcgacggccagcacgctccgatctcggtcagAGTGTGTCATTCCTAACCTAATAAATAGTAGGACCATATCTACAAATTTTTCAACATTTTGCTTAGCTCCAcacaaaatattttctaaaactaaaagttcaaaattttcacaaaagctGTGAGTTATAACACACGTTTTCAAATTGATTGGGGAACTTTCAAAAGATTCATTATAAgccaaaattgaaattattctCGTCACACcacttgttttctaaaattaattgaGGACATTCCGAAGATTTCAACACCTACAAATCTCTTTGGGGGCTCCGCTAttagtttatataatttttccatttgtcaactttaaaaatcagtAAAAGTAGTTTTAGGACCTAATAAATTGTAGGATTATATCCAAAAGTCTTACAATATTTTCTTTGGCTCCCACGCAAAATATTTTGTATACTAAAAATTTCAACCTTTGCACAAACTTATGAGTTGTAATCCACgttttgaaattgattttgaaaatttttacaAGATTTATTATAAGCCAAATTCAAGTTGTTCTTGTTGCACTACAtgttttcttaaaattaatttaggacattcgAGAGATTTTCGACGCATAAAATTGTATTTTTGGGgtttgggggaggggggggggctttattagtttatattatttatttcaactttaaaaaacaataaaaaaaagtttcaaaacGTAATAAATTGTAGGATCACATTCAAAGGTTTTTACAATATTTTTCTTAGCTCCCatgcaaattaataattttatttttttttacaatagcTATGAGTTATATAGCCCACGTTTTTATCGATTTTAAGAATTTTTACAAGATTTATTATAAGCCAAAATTTGAGTCATCTTCGTCGCACCACATGtttcttaaaattaatttgGGACATCCCAAAGATTTTCAACATCTAAAGATTTTATACCTAATAAATAGTAAAATCACATCCAAATATCATGCAACATTTTTCTTAGATCTCAcgcaaaatattttctaaaactaaaattttttatttatttcacaaaattgtgAGCATTACCCATGGagtcaaatttgaaaaaaaaattacaggaTTTATTTGGgggaagaaatatttttaatttttaatttttaattttttgggatGGGTAAGAGATTATAATATAGGTGGAAAAAAGGACAATAGATGGGTCTTGCACTCTAAAAATAAACGGAAAGAGGGGTTTTCAGTAGGCTGTAGTTTCTTTGTAGTTCCGAGTGAGAGAAAgtagagaggagagagagggaggaggcGTCCGGCGCGGAGTCACGCCGTTGGTTCCTGAGTTTCGACGGTTCATTGTGCTTTTCGCTTGCAAGATCCGCCTTTAGTCTATAAAAAATCCGGCATTCTGAAATTTCTGatctctggaaaaaaaaaaaaaaacccaaaaacaattcCTAAATCTTCTCTTCTCTCAGTCTTTGCCAATCATCTTTTGTGAactgattaattaattgattaattttgttttgttttgttgtctGATTAATTTATTGATTCATTGTAAACTGATTAGTTTACCTTTGTGCTCATAAATTGATCAGAGTTTTGTTTTTCTGctacaaaccctaatttgaaaTGGCGATGGCTGCGGATTCTTCTGCCAATCACCATTCCCCGCGTGGTCCTGAATTTTCCATTGATGGCGGCAGCGATGCTGTCAGCAAGAGGGCTAGTTTACCATCTCCATGGGCGAAGGTTGTCCGAGGTGGTGAACCAGATGCTGTCCAATCTCCGCCGTCCTCATCCTCATCGTTGTCCTCGCTGGGCAACTCAGCACCGGAGCAAACCCCTTTTTCCAATTGCTCCCAATCCTCCAAAGCTGCTCGTTCTTCACCTTCGCCGCCTCCCCATACGCCAGAGGGCTTTTCAGCTGCCGACAGTCCCAATAGGCATAATAGCAATGCCGGTGGGCCAAAGAAGCTGGCTTGGAACAAGCCCTCCAACGCCGTCGTTGAGGTTAGTCCTGTAACTGTTATGGATGCTTCTTCTTGGCCTGCTTTATCCGAGTCGGCTAGGGCTTCACCTAAACTACCAGCTGATTCCCCTCCAAAGACTGTCTCCGAAGCAATTGTCAACCAAGGATCATTCCCCGTTTCCCAGGTTAGTTCACaatcattaattttttcttttcttttttacttgttttgctgtagagaaatattaagaaaagggaaagaaagatAGAATTGTTACAAATTTGGGTAACCATTAATTAACCAATTTCTTAGCTAATTAATCCAGACGGTTGTACAGATTTTTGTTTCTTCCGGTGCATAAAACGGTGAAATAACTTAGATTCAGAGAGCTACTAATACATTGCCCTGCATTTTCTCTCAACCAGTATAAAAGTTATCGTATTTTTATGGGTGGGAGATTATTCTAAGTACTGATAGTCATTCTCTATGCACGATTGATCTTGTGTTTTGTTGATAGGGACCTGTTATAGCACATTCACCCAACTCCAAAAGACATCCTGCTAATAATGCAAATCAGAACTCCACCCCAAATCATGCACCAGCTCGACAAAGATCAATTAAGCGTGGTGGCGGTGGCAACACTGGGGGTGGGCATGCACATAGCGGTTTTGGACACCCTGTCAccccgccaccaccaccaccattccCTGTTTTTCCTATTCTTCCAAATGGGTATGGCAATCTGGTACCAGCAATACCAGATCCTTCTCCACGAGATCCTTCTTTCCGGGGCAGCAGTTGGGATGCTAGACCAATTCGTGGCTTTGTGCCTCAATCACACCCAGTAAACGATCATCGGAATTCTCGTAGGGGAAATTTTGGACCTCGCCCACGTGGAGATGGTCACTACCACAACAATCACGGAGGCAAGCGCGACCAGGATCGTGGAAACTATATGAATCCCAGGGATATCCACATGCATCAGCATAGAGCCCCTCCAATGAGCCTTGTAAGGCCATTATCACCAAATACTGCTGCATTTCCCCCTCAACCTGCAAGACCCTTTGCAAATCCCATGGGTTTTCCGGGTGAGTATACTATGTTAATATAGTTGTTTTTGATATTTGGAAGTGTAACTTACGTCTGTTTGTATATAGAGTTTATGTATGTCCCTCCATTGCCTTTGGAGCCCATTCGAAGCATGCCACCGTTCATTACTCAAGCACCACATCCTGCAATGTTTTATCCTGTTTCAGAATCTCCCCTACCTTCATTGATAATCAACCAAATAGAATATTACTTCAGGTACATTTAATTTCAAGCTTCATTGATTCACAATTTGTTAGCTGCACGAACTAATTCCTCAGTATCTTGAGAATTAACTGCCCAAGTTGCGTTCTTTGTTACTACAGTGATGCTAATTTAATAAAAGACGACTTTCTACGGTCAAACATGGATGCCCAGGGATGGGTTCCTATATCTCTAATAGCAAACTTTCCTCGGGTATGTTATTTATGTGTTTTTGGTAACTCGGGTATGTTATTTCTGATTGATTAAGcacatttttctctctctttgtgaCATATATTATCACTATAGTTCTCTATGTATAACATAACGAAACATCTAATTTTTTAAAAGACGTTTTAGTCTATGAAAGTTAAAAAATCACCTTCTTGTAGAGCGACAATGGGTAATCGTTTGTAATACCTTTACATTATGCTTCACCAAGTTAGGTATTATAAAATAGTTTACACAAGTTGCATAACATTTATAGTTCTCTCTTAAGGTGCTTGAATGGCAAAATATTCTATTCAACCTTCAGTTTTATGCTCTGATTTAATGGAAACTAATTTATTTACCTTAATCTAAGTCTCAACCTTTAGCTTTTCTGTTCATTGCCTTCCTTTTTGTGAAGTTTTATGTTCAGATAATTCTCTGCCTGAATCCTTGCCGTTATAACTTTATAGGGGAGGAAGAAAGTAGGATTATTTGTTTTCATGGTATTTCTGTGCTGTTGACctgtaaacaaaataaaaagattgcAGTATGAGAATAGTAACCACAGATTTTGGTCTGTTGACGATTTGATATCTGCTAGGAAATGATTTTATTGAATGGAGAGAATCCTGTAGGCGGAGAACATGGTGATTGATACTTTCTAAGataaaaataaggaaagaaaGATATGGGAGAATACgtagaaacaaaacataacagAAAACAGTGAGAAATTTAGAGCCTATGTGACTTTGAGTTTGAAACCCAGGAGCTTATCATCTCcattaagtttatttatttgatgcTAATGCTTTCCTTGTCATGTTTGGCTACTTCAGTCAACTTTTGTTTCTTAAGAAAATTATCCTCGTCTCTTTAAGTATCATTCATCCCCACTTGATGTTTTATTGTTACAGGTTAAGAGTTTGACAACCAATATCCAATTAATACTTGATTCTTTAAGAGGTTCCGGTATTGTTGAAGTACAGGTGAATTTCTTtatatttgttgttttgttaAGCATTGTGTTTGTAATAACATGTCCTCCTGAAGAACTCCGatatatgttttagattgtgaaACGAGTAATCTTCCGCTTTATtgccaaaaggaaaagatgacCTTTTGGCACATTATAATGCCGACCAAATGAAATGACTTACGTTAGAAACCAGTATTTTTTACAGGAAACCATGGCAATTGTGCTgcaatattttattttggtcTAATACTCTATTATGATTGCGGCAGGATGATAAAGTGAGGAGGCTTAATGAATGGACGAAGTGGATATCAACTACTGGTCAGCTTCCACCTGAGTCAGGTTCACCATCCACACTATCCTCCAGTGTATTAAGTGGTAACACGCTTGCAAATTCTTTCGAAAAGATGACTGTGGAAGGACCTAGCCAAAATAGCATGGGAGGTAAACCAGATCCAAACTCTCTGGCTATTCCAGAGAGTTGTTCAACCGAGTCAACTAGCCAAGCACAACTTCCTAATGGGGATGTTACTCAGACAGATCATTGAAGTCAAAGTAGATGTGTACCACCAAAAAGATTCAAGCAAAATCATGGAGAAAAAGTGCAGTTCCAATTTTGAAGGGTTTGCTAAGGTAATGGGGGAAGGGAGGTAGCTGTTTAGCCTGTATCGAGGGCGTGCGAATTCTTTTCTTTATAAATCTGTTACTTTGCCTAGTTTTGGAATGCTTTTGAGGCTAGTACAggaaacaaataagaaataacGATAATTAATCGTCaattgagaagaaagagaagaagctGAAGAGATCGAGCAAAGGCAGAATTTGGAGGTCATTGGTTTGTATAGTTTGGATTTGGTGTGAATGTTTGCGGGTTTATTTTTTGGCGCGTCGAAAGAAGAGCTTAATTTGAGATGTTATAGCTAAAGGGCATATGTAAGCATTTTTTTTGGTGCGCAAGACTCCACTTATGGAGTAGAGGTGTGGATTTGAGCTGCGGTGCGCTCGTGTTTGTTTCCACCCAAGGATGGTTAGACCAATTGCTTGAATTTTCACAGTTTTGTACTCTTTTAGCTTTATGTAACTTTTGCCTATCTTTATTTCTGTTGTTCCCAAGTATTCTTTCATCCTCTACATATAATCTCTCCCTCGATTGCCCTAAAACTTTCCGGCTTAATCCATCGTCACCCCCATTAATGAATCTATGAAATATGGTTCCCACAACCTCAAGTAGCTGCAACAGAAAGTCCGTGGAAGATGTCTGGACAGACATCAGCCTAGCGTCTCTTTCTCGTAACTCCTGCAACACCACCACCGCCGCCGTTCACGACCCTGCTGCCGCTGCTTTTCTCGGCATCATTTTTCAAGATTTCCTGGCTTCTACTAGTACTATTTCCTCCAACATCGACCCACCACCACCCGCTGCCGCCAGTACTGTTCTGAGCTTAAATTCCGGGACTCAATCTGATCTTGAACAGCGTTTACTTGAAACCACTAGGGCTACCATCACTGATCCTCGTCCATTGAAGCCAAACCCAAAACTCGACCCACTGGTACTAGTGTTACTCCTACTAGGCCTAATTCTTTGGATAGTCACTCTTCAGTCTTCCCTTCTTGCTACAAGAAAAGGGCTCTGGATGGTCATGATCAAAATCATGATGATCATCACAACTCCACCAACGGCGGCCGGCATAAGCGCATGATCAAGAATCGAGAGTCCGCTGCTCGCTCCAGAGCCCGAAAGCAGGAACCTTTCTGTCCATGTATTTCATTACATATCATGTGCTCTTAcgtttttacttttgttttgtgAATATGTAGCCTACTTTTAGTAATTGTATGCAGGCTTGTACAAATGAGTTGGAACTTGAAATTGCACATCTGCGGGAGGAGAATGCCAGGCTCAAGAGACAGCAAACAAGGATGATGATCCTTTTAGCGTAGAATATTGTcgcttgtataaaaataaataaatagggtGATTGGTTTTTCCTTGATTGCAGTCCTACTTGGCATCCCCTACCCTTGCTCAGCAGCTGCTTCCAAAAAGGCAAACCCTCTTCAGAACCTCAAGTGCTCCATCTTGATCAGTTGAGGCAGCCTCAAACTGCATGAAATGACGACCCGCTCCCTCCTATATGTAAATATATGTTAtgcctttcttttctcttccatTCGCCACCACTTTAAACTTAACCTTATGCTTATAGgaagaaattaaactagttTTGTTGAGAATGCAATTCCAATTCCAGAAAGTTAAGGACTTTGCATGTGAGTTGGACTATTcgtcatatttaattttacagCAAAACCACAACTTCCTAGACGTTCCATTAAGCTCAACTTCTCATATGTTAGTATTTTCTTTTATCGCATTGTGTTTGTAGCATTATTCTTGTGCGATCGAGGGAGATACGACCTATCGAATGGTAACATGGCTGCAACAATGCTGTAAACTGTAACGTGGGAGTCCTAGAGATCCGTGTCGGCATAGCGATGCATCAGGAGAGAACTTCATTTCCGTTGTCTGTCTTTCTTTGCGGATTTGTGTCTGCATTGCAAAGTACATCCTCGAGCATGCTTGCTTTTAAGGAAGGTCGCAAGCAGACGAGGAACTGTTGGAAAGTGAATCGGATAAACTTTTTGTCAGATGTAGGATCATCAAGGGTTGTGTTCTCTCGAGCTTTAATGAGTAGTTTAATCCGTTAATATATTTGGAGGGAAAGATCTTCAGCCTTTCACTAGGGTGTTATAGCTGTGATTATCTTAATTACAAGCTTAGTTTTTAAATAAGTATTTTGGATTAGTCATGCCAGCTGGCTGGTAGTGTTTTGGAAAACAATATATGTAACCAATTGTCGTAGTATTGAGGATATTATTGATTggaaaatattagaaaaatatCTCTCTATCTCCTTCTTCCCTCTATCCCTCCATTGACACTGCAGCTTGTAGGTTGAGTTGAGTGATTTGTGAGTAGCTGCATATCATAGGGACAGCTGATATGTCTTCGTAAGAATTTAGGTCTACCACCCTGATTGGGTACTTAGGTTTTTTCACTGCTGACCTCTGGGATTTAAGTAAGCTAGATTTAAGGAAACCGACTTTGCTGTAATGGAATTCTTGCTAAGATTCAAGGAAGCTAATTGCACTATtacgagaaaaaaaaagttcaagcGAAGAAGGTAAGTTGATGATGAATTGTGTGTATACAAAAACGAAAGTCGTGTTTATCTACGaccaacacaaaaaaaaaaaacttttatttaaaaaaactgaGTTTTTAAGATAAAATCTCATATATAAAATCAGTTAAATTTGATACTATCTAAACGTTGACGTTGAACActtttatccttattttgcTTTACCTTTGGACTTCACCTTCTTAAGCACTTACAAATATTTTCATTAGAAACATTTAAATTGCTTCATGAAAAGCATCTAACAAGTACCTCTTCAAAAAACACTTTTATGATTCAgaaataaattttcattttttatagcAATCGGAGCCACAAAAATTTGGTTGTCCGAGAACGTTTTTAGTcgtttcaaaacaaaaatctcaaaCATGCTTCTCTCTTTGTTCtgataagtttttatttttattttttattattagctCGCACGAGGTAGTGGAATTCTTAATCGGAGGAGGGTACAAAGTTTcagttgaaaaacgaagaagaaaatataaagaaaaagtaGCCAGTGGGAGAACGTAGTGGAGCACTATTGAGTATTTGACATGTTTTAATGAGATGGAGAGTAATCATTGGTGAGCTTTGAGGCTGCAGACTGCAGTGCAGGGATGTAAATATAGCATAAAGTATAGTCCACAACCACTAGACATGCATGCTTGTCTCCCACGCACCATAAACGCACAAAGGAGCATTACCAAATGTGATATTAATTGTGTGTTTATTCATGCATGCGCAACAAATCAAAATCACCTTTCCtaattttgtttgtattttaaGAGAGAAAGATTTATATGCACCCTCTTTCGAGATCACTCTAACATTTTAGATCAATAATATAATGTAAAGTGTAAGTCTCTTTTTACGTAACATTATGTTATTGTTTTTAGAACATCGTCAAAACTTTGTTAAAGTTTTGGACACGGTCGAGTGTTCCACTACTACACTAATACTTTCTCAACTTCACCACCTACACAGTTCAACGACATGTGTTGAGTTGTATTACAAAAAGTATGTGCAATTGATAATGAAACCATCTATTTAAAGGGGATTTAACTTCATGAAGTTTGTGACACGGGCATATGCTTCATCCTTCTTGCTTGGGCTCTTAGCTAATGACTGAAAAACACATGGAAAATAGTTCATAGTAAaatatggatttggatcctctcctgagcacaGTCTGCTGAGCTTTCCGAGCAAATCATGGACCGTTGaattttgatctaacggctacaaacagggagtccctctaaaagttataataattgtagccgttagatcaaaatcCAATGGTCTGTGTGATTTTCTCAAGAAGCTCAGCAGGCTGAGCTCAAgaaaggatccaaatccttaaaATATAGCACTCAAATCAGTCCAAAACGCACTTTCCATTTTTTGAATTACTTTAGCCTTACAGTTACCCCGACCCCACAAAATATCATTACAAAAGAGTTAGTGTGTGTGAGTGAGTCACTGCACGGATTCTAGGATTAATTAAGTCCACTGATAAATATGATACAAATATTCGACCAAAATATGATAAATATATGCCAGATTTCTTCAATCCTACTATGCAAGAAATTATCCTTACCATTCAAAGGGCATGCTCATATACATGGGATGGTCGTTCAGTTGATCAGTTGTTTCACATAACTTGTTACcaaaatttatgtttaaattgctaATAACAATCGAATGGTGTGCTCTCTAAACTATTTCAAATTACATATTTATTATAATGCGTGAAATAATACActaaataatttgtatttccGGTATCTAAAAAATTTCTTAGATTAGGATTAGGAATACTACCACCAATACCACCACCACTGTGTACCAGCCTCCACCACCCAGATATCCAATTACAGATGT encodes the following:
- the LOC137718139 gene encoding la-related protein 1C-like, whose amino-acid sequence is MAMAADSSANHHSPRGPEFSIDGGSDAVSKRASLPSPWAKVVRGGEPDAVQSPPSSSSSLSSLGNSAPEQTPFSNCSQSSKAARSSPSPPPHTPEGFSAADSPNRHNSNAGGPKKLAWNKPSNAVVEVSPVTVMDASSWPALSESARASPKLPADSPPKTVSEAIVNQGSFPVSQGPVIAHSPNSKRHPANNANQNSTPNHAPARQRSIKRGGGGNTGGGHAHSGFGHPVTPPPPPPFPVFPILPNGYGNLVPAIPDPSPRDPSFRGSSWDARPIRGFVPQSHPVNDHRNSRRGNFGPRPRGDGHYHNNHGGKRDQDRGNYMNPRDIHMHQHRAPPMSLVRPLSPNTAAFPPQPARPFANPMGFPEFMYVPPLPLEPIRSMPPFITQAPHPAMFYPVSESPLPSLIINQIEYYFSDANLIKDDFLRSNMDAQGWVPISLIANFPRVKSLTTNIQLILDSLRGSGIVEVQDDKVRRLNEWTKWISTTGQLPPESGSPSTLSSSVLSGNTLANSFEKMTVEGPSQNSMGGKPDPNSLAIPESCSTESTSQAQLPNGDVTQTDH